A stretch of Fusarium fujikuroi IMI 58289 draft genome, chromosome FFUJ_chr10 DNA encodes these proteins:
- a CDS encoding related to phospholipase A2, cytosolic yields MVILTSIRKSPSYLYAKTYCLCSLVSLVQATPVSSRVRVSHTRTRFRNGQVVVSLPTIDGKGHTDCYRPPSKVSLSQKSRGIVERWYQRAVDLASVKSLLQRDETDFATYPELQWDAQVRHGSSLHHEEQKFIELRKIRISSQGEDALHRFLDLPSDEKIDPRNVPLIALGGSGGGYKVMYGFSGFILAAKKHGLWDCITWTAGVSGSCWTLAAYYTIARHDIQRLIDHYLTVASELAHPMSIHALNMVARSKRGVYFLIGPLVSKAQKSIIGLGIMDLYSTLTATYQLLSREPKGRLSRATFQWSKIWQRSGTDKGLEPMPLLAAVRRVPKYSYECKTISAKARDAKKQPTSRQLDTVEGTDQPNVTASVNRRPKKRFQYFEISPLEIGSPDLNRYVPTWAWGRTFISGYSVDRRPEQSFSLLLGQCTSAPAGPLAECIKALLVTIPKNTMVARLVTVFNKLLQSKRFEGFWGNPIRAGHDPNPFYGLERSVGMREHTSEHSTYISRVAHQHQRGMHSSDKSVSDLAGLQSHSSTPWEAQGRTRLMDSGMANNLPNHILARPERGVDVFISFDASSDIHTGAAVQRLHHFAADFDIDLRDVTREFHKPQRNTALCSTHALEIESRYIDHYAKVFHGTRQSGQDMYIIYCPLLPNASNPGYNPTTASFSTSTNLMWTPDQVKSVLMTAEANVSDYAIDTIKRVIMKVYDDKKKHRLNRHGTET; encoded by the exons atGGTCATTTTGACTTCAATTCGAAAGTCACCATCATATCTATACGCGAAAACATATTGTCTATGCTCATTGGTCTCCCTCGTCCAAGCAACGCCTGTTTCATCGAGGGTTCGGGTATCTCATACAAGAACTCGCTTTCGGAACGGTCAAGTTGTGGTTTCGTTACCTACGATAGATGGAAAGGGCCATACAGACTGCTATCGACCACCGTCCAAAGTCTCGTTGTCGCAAAAAAGTAGGGGGATTGTTGAAAGATGGTATCAAAGAGCGGTTGACTTGGCTTCTGTCAAGAGCCTCCTACAGAGGGACGAGACAGATTTCGCAACGTACCCGGAACTACAATGGGATGCCCAAGTACGACATGGCTCCTCTCTTCATCACGAAGAACAAAAGTTCATTGAGCTTCGCAAGATAAGAATCTCATCACAAGGAGAGGATGCGTTACATCGCTTTTTAGATCTCCCGTcggatgagaagattgacCCCAGAAATGTCCCACTCATCGCGCTGGGCGGCTCAGGTGGTGGGTACAAGGTAATGTATGGCTTTTCCGGGTTCATATTAGCTGCCAAGAAGCATGGGCTATGGGATTGTATTACTTGGACTGCCGGCGTTAGTGGAAGCTGCTGGACTCTTGCGGCTTACTATACCATCGCTCGACATGACATACAACGCTTGATCGATCATTACCTCACAGTGGCGAGTGAACTTGCACATCCTATGAGTATCCATGCTTTGAACATGGTCGCACGAAGTAAGAGAGGAGTTTACTTTCTCATCGGCCCTCTGGTCAGTAAAGCCCAGAAAAGTATCATAGGCTTGGGGATCATGGATCTTTACTCGACTCTTACGGCAACATATCAACTGCTATCCAGAGAACCAAAGGGCAGACTGAGCAGAGCGACATTTCAGTGGTCCAAAATCTGGCAACGATCGGGTACAGACAAGGGATTGGAGCCAATGCCACTTCTTGCAGCGGTGAGACGCGTACCGAAGTACTCATATGAGTGTAAGACAATATCGGCAAAGGCTAGGGATGCCAAGAAACAACCAACATCTCGACAGCTTGATACTGTCGAAGGAACTGATCAACCAAATGTAACAGCATCTGTGAACAGACGACCCAAGAAGCGCTTCCAGTATTTCGAAATCTCGCCTCTCGAAATCGGCAGTCCGGACCTCAATCGTTACGTCCCAACTTGGGCATGGGGACGAACCTTCATCTCTGGGTATTCCGTGGATCGCCGTCCTGAACAGTCATTCTCTCTGTTGTTGGGCCAGTGTACCAGTGCACCAGCGGGTCCTTTGGCAGAGTGCATTAAAGCTCTCCTGGTGACCATACCCAAGAACACAATGGTGGCACGATTGGTCACTGTCTTCAACAAACTACTCCAGTCGAAGCGTTTTGAGGGCTTTTGGGGAAATCCGATTCGTGCGGGGCATGATCCGAATCCGTTCTATGGACTTGAAAGATCCGTAGGGATGCGAGAACATACGTCAGAGCATTCCACGTATATCTCACGAGTtgctcatcagcatcaaagAGGGATGCATAGCAGCGACAAATCCGTTTCCGATCTTGCGGGCTTGCAGTCACATTCCTCTACGCCGTGGGAAGCACAAGGACGTACGAGACTCATGGACTCCGGTATGGCAAACAATCTGCCAAATCATATCCTCGCTCGACCAGAACGAGGCGTTGACGTTTTCATATCGTTCGATGCATCTTCGGACATTCACACTGGAGCAGCAGTCCAGCGACTGCACCATTTCGCAGCCGACTTCGACATTGACCTGAGAGATGTGACGCGGGAGTTCCACAAGCCACAGCGGAATACAGCCTTGTGCTCAACTCATGCGTTGGAAATAGAATCTCGATACATAGATCACTACGCCAAAGTCTTTCACGGCACGAGGCAGAGTGGGCAAGATATGTATATCATCTACTGCCCGCTGTTGCCAAATGCTTCGAACCCCGGATATAATCCTACG ACTGCATCGTTTTCAACATCGACCAATCTCATGTGGACGCCCGATCAGGTGAAAAGCGTTCTAATGACGGCAGAAGCGAACGTTTCAGACTATGCTATTGATACCATAAAACGGGTAATAATGAAGGTTTACGAcgataagaagaagcataGACTTAATAGACATGGGACTGAAACCTAG
- a CDS encoding related to RTA1-involved in 7-aminocholesterol resistance: MMKCHALQVPDTQWNFCPSAAASILFMVLFAITTIIHLIQAIHYRSAYCWVIIMSAFWQVFTYIFRTVSIYNPASFDYYATWFVVILVAPLWTNAFAYMVFGRMVWCYTPNGRLYGLKAWQFGFVFVILDIIAFIVQVYGAAQAATGKDKTLQEKLDALHIYMGGVGIQLFFILLFTVFGIRLFRQLQKSNDDINAGTQKRPVMMLFYALFLALALIVLRIVFRLVEYSEGLDSTIPRHEAYQYALDSLPMLIALVVFNVVHPGRVMGREETMPKFWQRNKGNAKVRLRDVPRVTPSEDN; this comes from the exons ATGATGAAATGCCACGCTCTTCAAGTTCCAGATACGCAATGGAATTTCTGTCCCTCCGCAGCCGCGTCCATATTATTCATGGTGCTCTTCGCCATCACAACCATCATCCACCTCATCCAAGCTATCCACTACCGCTCCGCATACTGCTGGGTCATCATAATGTCGGCCTTCTGGCAGGTCTTCACCTACATATTCCGCACCGTCAGCATCTACAACCCAGCCAGCTTTGACTACTACGCCACATGGTTCGTGGTCATCCTTGTAGCGCCGTTGTGGACCAATGCGTTTGCCTACATGGTATTTGGGCGTATGGTATGGTGCTATACACCTAATGGGCGATTGTATGGTCTGAAGGCCTGGCAGTTCGGATTCGTTTTTGTTATCCTCGATATAATAGCGTTCATTGTGCAAGTTTATGGTGCGGCCCAGGCTGCGACTGGGAAAGATAAGACGTTGCAAGAGAAGCTAGATGCCTTGCACATATACATGGGCGGAGTAGGGATCCAGCTGTTTTTtattctcctcttcactgtCTTTGGGATCCGTCTTTTCCGCCAACTCCAGAAGTCGAACGACGACATTAATGCTGGCACGCAGAAGAGACCTGTAATGATGCTATTTTACGCATTGTTCCTTGCACTGGCTCTCATAGTG CTACGTATTGTTTTCCGCCTTGTAGAATACTCTGAAGGCCTTGACAGCACGATACCACGACACGAAGCCTACCAATATGCGCTGGACTCTCTGCCCATGCTGATTGCACTGGTAGTATTTAATGTTGTTCATCCGGGGCGCGTCATGGGTAGAGAGGAGACCATGCCAAAGTTTTGGCAGAGGAACAAAGGAAACGCTAAGGTGCGGTTACGCGATGTACCTCGAGTCACGCCCTCCGAGGATAACTGA